A stretch of Labrus bergylta chromosome 19, fLabBer1.1, whole genome shotgun sequence DNA encodes these proteins:
- the LOC136177165 gene encoding period circadian protein — MKYLVLGMTSLALLGFVCAKQESMEDKPNSNATNNSTSPHDSGSGSGSGMYTGTGGSGTSSGTGGSGTSTGTGGSGTSTGTSGSSSGNGQSHVFTSVTLLFGSFLLQALWK; from the exons ATGAAGTACCTGGTCCTGGGGATGACCTCGCTGGCTCTGCTGGGATTTGTCTGCGCcaag CAGGAGTCAATGGAAGACAAACCAAACTCCAATGCTACCAACAATTCAACTTCGCCACATGACTCGGGATCAGGCTCAGGCTCGGGCATGTACACCGGCACTGGTGGCTCGGGCACGTCCAGTGGCACTGGTGGCTCGGGCACGTCCACTGGCACTGGTGGCTCGGGCACGTCCACCGGCACTAGTGGCTCGAGCTCAGGAAACGGACAGAGCCATGTCTTCACCTCTGTCACTCTGCTGTTTGGGTCGTTCCTACTTCAAGCACTTTGGAAATGA